Genomic window (Enterobacteriaceae bacterium 4M9):
GTCAGATAACGTTAATGAGCCTACTCTATTCAGCAGGTGTTATTCTGGCCATGCTTGCATTCAGATATGTATACACTCGCCTGTCATTTAAAAAATACAGCAACTATGTGATAATAATACCCTTTGCTCTGGCTTCATTTTTTAGCCTGAACAGCGGAATATTTTTTAAAGAAGTTTATAGTTCAATTCGTGATATCAAAGACGTCTCAATTACGCTTGCCAGCTATACCAATGACTGGCGCAATGTGTCCGTTACTAATGAAAAATATAACACCTATGTACTGATTATTGGTGAAAGCGTGCGTGCCGATTATCTCAATGCCTATGGCTACCCACCAGAGAACACCCCATTTATGTCTAACAATGGATTAGTAGTCAATGGTCTCATTGCGGGCGGCAGCAATACCATTGCCTCGTTAAGCAACATGCTCACCAGAAATAACAACGGCACAGGAAACTTCAATAAAAATATTGTGGATTTAGCAAACTCGGCTGGATTTAAAACATATTGGCTATCAAACCAGGATTCTGCAGATGACATCAGCACCCCAATCTCTGCTATTGCCAGTAAAAGCGATTATCGTGACTTTACCAAAAAAGGCGCATTTGTCGCGAAAAATACCAGCGATTTTTTACTTATTGATAAATTCAACAAAGCACTAGCAGACGAAACGCACGAAAGAAAATTTATTGTTGTTCACCTTTACGGCTCGCATCCCAGAGCCTGTGCAAGAGTTGAAGACTACCCAGTCTATTTCACATCCCACAACAGCGAACTGTCATACGTTGATTGTTATGTTAACTCCATCAAGAAAACCGATGAGATTATCGAAACGCTTCATTCTGCGCTGAATAAACAATATCAGGATGCAAACCTGAACTATACCCTCACTTACTTCGCCGATCACGGCCTCATGCATGGGAAGTTCAAAAAAGAAATCAGATTCCTGCACGGATACAGTATGAACAGCTTCAGCGTTCCGCTATTCACAATCTCGTCAGATGCACATGAAAGCCGCAAATGTGATGCAGCAAAATCCGGTCTAAATTTTATTGACGGGCTGGCTTCCTGGATGGGCATTCATGAAGAAAGCCTCGACAGTGAATTTCGGTTGTTCGATTGCAAAGACGATCCTGACGCGGCATCCTGGCTTAAGCATTTGCAGCCCGCTTTTGTCGAAGATTCCGGAGCTATTGATATTTCCAGGTAATGCACGTAAGCAGGGAATAAACTGACCGTTTATTCTCTGCTGGCTTTATTAACATCAGTGCAGCCTGCTCGGGTGTTTGTGCAACAACGTGATTCAACCAGCATCCGCACTCGCGCAAGCAGCGCGGCATTGAGTGGCAAACACACGCAGTCTTCAGCGAGCGTCAAACGGCTGTCGAGTGGGTTTTGTGGTGAAAAATAGCGCTTACGGTACTCGGTTGGCGTCAGCCCGCAGTATTTTTTAAACGCAGCAATCAGGGATTTGTGCTCCTGAAACCCGCAGCAGTGGCTGATTTCCGTAATCGGCGTGCGGGTGTCGCACAACAGGTTTTTGGCCTTATTAAGCCGCACCAGCGTCAGGTATTCTTTGAAATTGTGGCGGCTGACCTTCTTAAACAGCCGCGAAAACCACGAATAGCTCATGCCAGCATGGCTGGCAACATCGCTGAGCGATAGCGGCCTGTCGTAATGCTGGTTAATGTAATCCAGCCCCTTTTTAATCATGGCCTCTTCACGCAGTGAACGTTCCTGTGGTGCGTCGTCAATCCCCGCCTCTACCAGCGCATCGAGCAGCGTATAGATGGCAGCAATTCGTAAAAACGGTGCATCATGCTCCACCAGTTGCATAATCAACTGCACTAATCCGCACAACACCTGGGCATCAGCCGCACTGACCTCACGCTGCCGGGTACAAAACGCCAGCCGCGGAGCCGGATGCAGTGCGTCAAATAATGAGGGCGAGAACTGAACGGTAATCAACTCGCTGTCTGGTAACTCTGCGCTAAGCGAATGCACCGCCTCAGCGTTGATATACAGCATGTCCCCCGCCTCAAGCTGCCAGAGCTGGTTGCCAACAGCAATCGCAAAACGCCCGGCCAGCACGGTAATCAACTCAGGTGCCGCATGCCAGTGCGGCTCGCAGTAGCGCACCTGAGCGGCAAACACGTTGAGCTTTTCCGCATCAAAGGCTATCAGTTCATAACCACAGCGCGCCGCTGGCGCACTGTGGTTGGCAGCCGTTCGCTGCGTCACTGAAAAGGGAAACACGCGACACTCCGCTCCATTGGTTCGCTTATACTCGCAGCTTTCAACGCTGCCCGTTCGTTAATGCGGTTTATCTGCCAACACGGCATTAAGCGCATCACGTTCAATATCTATGCCGAGAAACTCCGTTAGCGCGATGAACAAACCGCAAAACATATCTGGCGCCAGCGCCGTTAGCTTTTCCCGAATGCGGGCCTCGCTCAGCGGGCTTTGCGCCGCCACCAGCTTTACCACGCGCTCAAACGCCGCAGGCTGGGCAATAAGCTGTTGCAGCGAGTTATCGTCGCGAAGCGGTACGTAGCGCGGCGCACTTTCTACTGCCACATCTGCCGTCAGCACAATATCACGCGATGACCT
Coding sequences:
- a CDS encoding phosphoethanolamine transferase, which gives rise to MSAKGKLCIYILSVVFLFFICQLTLKGIGAGSSERNAFFFTCFILILSYSKKVFWCIAFPVFLIQALYIPVGMMFSLPTYQSIASIQSTNYQEAKEFLSQITLMSLLYSAGVILAMLAFRYVYTRLSFKKYSNYVIIIPFALASFFSLNSGIFFKEVYSSIRDIKDVSITLASYTNDWRNVSVTNEKYNTYVLIIGESVRADYLNAYGYPPENTPFMSNNGLVVNGLIAGGSNTIASLSNMLTRNNNGTGNFNKNIVDLANSAGFKTYWLSNQDSADDISTPISAIASKSDYRDFTKKGAFVAKNTSDFLLIDKFNKALADETHERKFIVVHLYGSHPRACARVEDYPVYFTSHNSELSYVDCYVNSIKKTDEIIETLHSALNKQYQDANLNYTLTYFADHGLMHGKFKKEIRFLHGYSMNSFSVPLFTISSDAHESRKCDAAKSGLNFIDGLASWMGIHEESLDSEFRLFDCKDDPDAASWLKHLQPAFVEDSGAIDISR
- a CDS encoding AraC family transcriptional regulator, yielding MFPFSVTQRTAANHSAPAARCGYELIAFDAEKLNVFAAQVRYCEPHWHAAPELITVLAGRFAIAVGNQLWQLEAGDMLYINAEAVHSLSAELPDSELITVQFSPSLFDALHPAPRLAFCTRQREVSAADAQVLCGLVQLIMQLVEHDAPFLRIAAIYTLLDALVEAGIDDAPQERSLREEAMIKKGLDYINQHYDRPLSLSDVASHAGMSYSWFSRLFKKVSRHNFKEYLTLVRLNKAKNLLCDTRTPITEISHCCGFQEHKSLIAAFKKYCGLTPTEYRKRYFSPQNPLDSRLTLAEDCVCLPLNAALLARVRMLVESRCCTNTRAGCTDVNKASRE